The Triticum dicoccoides isolate Atlit2015 ecotype Zavitan chromosome 6A, WEW_v2.0, whole genome shotgun sequence genome has a window encoding:
- the LOC119317792 gene encoding glutamine synthetase-like has product MALLTDLLNLDLTDSTEKIIAEYIWIGGSGMDLRSKARTLPGPVTDPSKLPKWNYDGSSTGQAPGEDSEVILYPQAIFKDPFRKGNNILVMCDCYTPAGVPIPTNKRYNAAKIFSNPDVAKEEPWYGIEQEYTLLQKDINWPLGWPVGGFPGPQGPYYCSIGADKSFGRDIVDAHYKACLFAGVNISGINGEVMPGQWEFQVGPTVGISAGDQVWVARYLLERITEIAGVVVTFDPKPIPGDWNGAGAHTNYSTESMRKDGGFKVIVDAVEKLKLKHKEHIAAYGEGNERRLTGKHETADINTFSWGVANRGASVRVGRETEQNGKGYFEDRRPASNMDPYVVTSMIAETTILWKP; this is encoded by the exons atggCGCTCCTCACCGATCTCCTCAACCTCGACCTCACCGACTCCACGGAGAAGATCATCGCCGAGTACATATG GATCGGCGGATCTGGCATGGATCTCAGGAGCAAGGCCAGG ACCCTCCCCGGCCCGGTCACGGATCCCAGCAAGCTGCCCAAGTGGAACTACGACGGCTCCAGCACCGGCCAGGCCCCCGGCGAGGACAGCGAGGTCATCCTGTA CCCACAGGCCATCTTCAAGGACCCGTTCAGGAAGGGCAACAACATCCTT GTCATGTGCGATTGCTACACCCCAGCTGGAGTGCCAATCCCCACCAACAAGAGATACAACGCTGCCAAGATCTTTAGCAACCCTGATGTTGCCAAGGAGGAGCCATG GTATGGTATTGAGCAGGAGTACACCCTCCTACAGAAGGACATCAACTGGCCTCTCGGCTGGCCTGTTGGTGGATTCCCTGGTCCTCAG GGTCCTTACTACTGTAGTATTGGTGCTGACAAGTCGTTTGGGCGTGACATAGTTGACGCTCACTACAAGGCCTGCCTCTTTGCCGGTGTCAACATCAGTGGCATCAATGGCGAGGTCATGCCCGGACAG TGGGAGTTCCAAGTCGGCCCGACTGTTGGCATTTCTGCTGGCGACCAAGTGTGGGTCGCTCGCTACCTTCTTGAG AGGATCACTGAGATCGCCGGAGTTGTCGTCACATTTGACCCCAAGCCCATCCCAGGCGACTGGAACGGTGCTGGTGCTCACACAAACTACAG TACCGAGTCGATGAGGAAGGACGGCGGGTTCAAGGTCATCGTGGATGCCGtggagaagctcaagctcaagcacAAGGAGCACATCGCCGCCTACGGCGAGGGCAACGAGCGCCGCCTCACCGGCAAGCACGAGACCGCCGACATCAACACCTTCAGCTGG GGCGTCGCAAACCGTGGCGCGTCGGTGCGCGTGGGCCGGGAGACGGAGCAGAACGGCAAGGGCTACTTCGAGGACCGCCGGCCGGCGTCCAACATGGACCCATACGTGGTCACCTCGATGATCGCCGAGACCACCATCCTGTGGAAGCCCTGA